In Oryctolagus cuniculus chromosome X, mOryCun1.1, whole genome shotgun sequence, a single window of DNA contains:
- the LOC100357775 gene encoding ferritin heavy chain-like codes for MAAEPSNVKQNYQRDREAAVPSHIHLQLYASYVAQSMAFYFSSDDVALTGLADDFLRRSGTERERAEMMMRLQNQRGGRILLRPVPEPENGDWEGGLRALESAFYLAKSVNQSLLELHQPTAARDDAHLCHLLETWRPRVCSSRCSTSRSWASPDQPAQDGGPDASMAQYLHQLALGRGG; via the coding sequence ATGGCCGCCGAGCCCTCTAATGTGAAGCAAAACTACCAGCGCGACCGCGAGGCCGCCGTCCCCAGCCACATCCACCTGCAGCTCTACGCCTCCTACGTGGCCCAGTCCATGGCCTTCTACTTCTCCAGCGACGACGTGGCGCTGACGGGCTTGGCCGACGACTTCCTGCGGCGCTCAGGGACCGAGAGGGAGCGCGCGGAGATGATGATGAGGTTGCAGAACCAGCGCGGGGGCCGCATCCTCCTCCGCCCCGTCCCCGAGCCTGAGAACGGCGACTGGGAGGGTGGCCTCCGGGCCCTGGAGAGCGCCTTCTACCTAGCCAAGAGCGTCAACCAGagcctgctggagctgcaccagccGACCGCCGCCAGGGACGACGCCCACCTCTGCCACTTGCTGGAGACCTGGAGACCGCGCgtctgcagcagcaggtgcagcacatCAAGGAGCTGGGCGAGCCCTGACCAACCTGCGCAGGATGGGGGCCCGGACGCCAGCATGGCGCAGTACCTCCACCAGCTCGCGCTGGGCCGGGGTGGGTGA